A window of the Lolium perenne isolate Kyuss_39 chromosome 7, Kyuss_2.0, whole genome shotgun sequence genome harbors these coding sequences:
- the LOC127311643 gene encoding cytochrome P450 76M5-like, which yields MEAPYMLWLVYISLASYVLYKVFVVGKNILVTKTRPLLPPGPTPLPLLGNIFDVQGELHQVLARLAGVHGPIMSIKLGATTAVVASSAACARDVLQKYDHLLAARSISDAARAMGNHDRSIIWLPGSSPLWKRLRAVSTNHLFSAHGLDAGRALREAKVRELLGCIRGHAGETVEVGRVVLSGLFNVVSNVLFSEDVGDLSSGRAQELETLIDDMLVEFAKPNLSDLFPALSVFDLQGRRRRTAERVRRFFDFFDPIIARRMKAGGEKKADFLDVLLQLHSVDQLSIEIIKSFLLDLFIAGTETNSLSVEWTMAELLRHPAAMSKVRAELQQGLGSKQYPDESDIGRLPYLRAVLMESMRLHPPSPLLMPHEAMAEGAEVGGFAVPKGAMVIINLCAVMRDPAAWTQPDEFVPERFIGVDMDFRVKDRFEFMPFGAGRRACPGMPMATRVVTLILASLLHRFEWRLPEGMKPSDVDVRDRYRTSLNMVTPLKAVPVPLFS from the exons ATGGAAGCTCCCTACATGCTATGGCTCGTCTACATTTCACTCGCCTCCTATGTGCTCTACAAGGTGTTCGTTGTAGGCAAAAACATACTAGTAACTAAGACCAGGCCGCTTCTCCCGCCTGGACCGACACCACTCCCTCTCCTCGGCAACATCTTCGACGTCCAAGGCGAGCTGCACCAGGTTCTTGCCAGGCTCGCCGGGGTACACGGACCCATCATGTCCATCAAGCTCGGAGCCACCACCGCCGTCgtcgcctcctccgccgcgtgcGCCCGTGACGTGCTGCAGAAGTACGACCACCTCCTCGCCGCGCGGTCCATCTCCGACGCCGCGCGGGCGATGGGGAACCACGACCGCTCCATCATATGGCTTCCGGGCAGCAGCCCGCTGTGGAAGCGCCTCCGGGCCGTCTCCACCAACCATCTCTTCTCGGCGCACGGCCTGGACGCGGGGCGGGCCTTGCGGGAGGCCAAGGTGAGGGAGCTGCTCGGctgcatccgcggccacgcaggcGAGACCGTGGAGGTCGGCCGCGTCGTGCTCTCCGGGCTGTTCAACGTCGTCTCCAACGTGCTCTTCTCGGAGGACGTGGGCGACCTGAGCTCCGGCCGAGCGCAGGAGCTTGAGACGCTCATCGACGACATGCTCGTGGAGTTCGCCAAGCCGAACCTGTCGGACCTCTTCCCGGCGCTCTCCGTTTTCGACTTGCAGGGCCGCCGTCGGCGCACCGCTGAGCGTGTGAGGAGGTTCTTTGATTTCTTTGACCCCATTATCGCCCGTCGGATGAAGGCCGGAGGTGAGAAGAAAGCAGATTTCTTAGATGTGCTGCTCCAGCTTCACTCGGTGGATCAGCTCAGCATTGAGATAATCAAGTCCTTCCTTTTG GATCTTTTTATCGCAGGGACAGAGACGAACTCTCTCTCCGTGGAGTGGACCATGGCCGAGCTGCTTCGGCACCCGGCCGCCATGTCAAAAGTTCGCGCCGAGTTGCAGCAAGGGCTGGGTTCAAAGCAGTATCCCGATGAGTCTGACATCGGCCGGCTGCCCTACCTGCGTGCCGTGCTGATGGAGAGCATGCGGCTCCACCCGCCAAGCCCGCTCCTGATGCCGCACGAGGCCATGGCAGAAGGCGCCGAGGTCGGGGGCTTCGCGGTGCCTAAGGGCGCCATGGTGATCATCAACCTGTGCGCCGTCATGCGCGACCCTGCGGCATGGACGCAGCCTGACGAGTTTGTGCCGGAGAGGTTCATCGGAGTGGACATGGATTTCCGCGTCAAGGACAGGTTTGAGTTCATGCCGTTCGGGGCAGGACGAAGGGCCTGTCCTGGGATGCCGATGGCGACAAGGGTTGTGACCCTCATTCTCGCGTCACTCTTGCACAGGTTTGAGTGGAGGCTGCCTGAGGGGATGAAGCCGTCCGATGTGGACGTTAGGGACCGGTACAGGACATCTCTTAACATGGTTACGCCGCTCAAGGCTGTGCCGGTGCCGTTATTCTCGTGA